CTTTTACGATGGCCGGAACTGTTAGCCGAGGTGAGTTCTCATTTTTCTTCCATTGCTTGAAACTACTGAATAGCATCCCAATTATTGAGATAAATATGATAATAAAAATAAGTGCGAGAAATATTGGTCCGAAGTTAAATAACCAATCCCCACTTCCTGGCATGTCATACATGAAATTCCCCCCTTGCTCTGTTAATTAAATTATACGGATAAATTGGAAAAAAGTTTCAGGTTGACGATGGAATCCACTAGACATCTCAATCTCCCCAACAAAAAACGAGCGCTGATTCTTTCTAAAGAATCGCACCCGCGCACTAATACACTTGAAAATGAACATCATTCTTCTAAATAAATCGACGCAATCGGTTCATATTTCGGTGTATTTTCTATATTTGATTTATATAAGACGATTTCATTTACTTTAAAAGATAAAGGCTTTTCTTTAAAAGGATTTCGCGTGCTTAAGTTGTCTACTAGAAAATCTTCATTAACTCCCCATTTTCGGGCGAATGTAATATGTGGATGATATGGACGTGTTTCTAACTTAAAGCCTTCAGCAAGACAAGTTTGATGGACAATTTCCTGTATTTTATATAAAGCATCTGCTTCACTTACTGCTCCCCAAAATATACGAGGTGATTTTTCAGCTCCAAAAACACCCAAACCTTTGATGTCGAGCATAAAAGCTTTTTGATTCTTTATAGATTCCCCTACTGATTCAATAACTGATGTAAGTTGCTTTTGATTTACAGCTCCAAGGAATGCAAGTGTTATATGATAATCATTTAAATCAACCCATCGCTTAAACTGGAATACAGGTTTAATTCTATTCAGTTCCTCATACATGGTTTGTTTGACTTCATCCGGAATCCGAACCGCCCAAAAATAGTGTGCCACTCTCTCCATTTTCTTCACCTCTTTCTGCAACAGAATTGACAGTATAAAAAGAATCAATACTTATTTAAAATTACATATTTCCAATCGGAATCGAAAAGCTGAAGAAAATAAAATTTATAGAAGTTAACAGTAAAGCAACTATGACATATAATCGACTGTTCTTTACCTCAAAAATTATGGCAGCCAGCCCAGCAAATATTAAATAAATCCAGCATGCATTCCAAAGTAAATCGACAAACTCAGTTGGAACATAGGTAAAAATTCCGCCTATAAAAGATATCCACACAATTAATGTACAGATTAGAAAAATAAGCGTTAATTTAGTCGGTTTTAAACTGTCATTTTCAACATAGATAAAGATAATGATCATACTTATAATATTAAGAATGATTAAAGTGAATACCGTCGACAATACATCCTCCCCTTAATTGGTGCTTAATATTAGCAGATACTCGCTTCGATCATCTCAATTTTGCCGTGTTGATTTACACTGTCTACCCCGCGTTCGCAGTTATCTTTTATTTCCCACTCAATAAAGTACTTATTATTTTTCAATTCAACCGATCGTATTTCCGTTTGACCATTCTGGTTAATGTGATTTTCCAAGACCCTTTGCTTTGCTTCGTCTTCAGTAATGACGTTTTGAATCGATGAACATCCGCCTAATAATAAGACTGCCATTACTAAAAAAAGTTCAAAAAATCTTTTAGTACCTGTTTGATTTGGTCTCATTTTACCCTCCCTTTTCAAATTGTTAAAAAAATAGACGCGTTCTTCTTAGAGAACTGCGCCAGATAATACACTCACTGTACCTTCCGTTTTGAAGAAGGCATTTTGCTAACTCTAACAGTAATGTACAATATTAAGCCAAATGCAATACCACCCAGTAGAATTAAACCTAACTCAGCAAATGCTATCACTGATAGAATCGTAATAATGACCCCTAATAGTATAAAGAAAAATATTTGCATTATGTTTTCCCCTTTCATTATCGGACTGTCTTATCCCAGTTTCATGTGACTCATATTATGTTTACATATGTACAGCTTCACTATATCCGTTTCGAGAAAAAAATCATTGTTAGAGGAATGGATGTTACCATAATACAAAATAAAATCGTTAAAACTTCTGTTGCAGTGTGCGTTTTAGCTACTGTAATAAATAGCAGTGTCATAGTTGCAAACAGCGTGAAATAGTTAACTGTCATACTTTTACCTATAATTTCTTTTGTACGCTCATCTTTAGGAAATAAATGTGGCGATAGATATGCCATCATTAACGAACTTGTTCCCAAGAAAAAAGTCATAATACCTACTGGAAAATCACCATTTGCAATATAAGGGTAATTAATATAAATACTTAATGGAACCATAATAATACCTAAAAATAAGTATGACAGTTGATTTTTTCGAGCTTCGTTCATTCAGTTTCCCCCTCATAAATAAATACATCTTCAATTTTACAATTAAAAATGTCTGCCAATTTAAATGCTAGAATAATCGACGGATTATACTTTTCTTTTTCTAATGAAATAATCGTTTGTCTAGAGACAGAAAGTTTTTCTGCCAACTGGTCTTGTGTCATACTGTGCTGAGCCCGTAAAACCTTAATATTATTTTTAATAAAAAACCCTCCCTATATGTAAAGCGAGTTTTACTTAAAGTAAAGTTTACTTTACATATATTTAATTTGCAAGTCCTCAATAAGTACCTTCTTTAATCATCACAAAATAAAAACAAGCGCTTATTCTATTTACAGAATCGCGCTTGCTTGCCACAAAATCATTTTATATTTTATTCATCATTTCATTTCGTGATGCTGACGATGAAGCTGGTGGACTATCTCTGCTAGTTCAGGAACAGGACCATCTACTATTGCATCATTAATAACTTCTTGAATGGACAGATTGCGTACACGTGAAGGTGCTTGTCCAAATTCTTCTAGCCATTTTGCCAATTGTTCAGATGAACTTGCATAAACAATTCGCCCTAAACCAACCCAACCGTGAGCAGCGGCGCACATCGGGCAATGTTCCCCTGAAGTATATACTGTCGCTCTGCGTCTTTCTTCAGGTTCCATATTATTTGCTGCCCAACGCGCTATTGCAAACTCGGGATGCTGTGTATGGTCACCGCCTGCTACATGATTATGATCTTCAAACAACACTTCTCCCTCAGCGGAAACAAGTACTGATCCAAATGGCTCGTCACCTTTTTCAAGTGCTATTCTTGCTAATTCCACACAACGATGTAAATGTTTCAAATCTATATTATTTATCAAATTTGTAACCTCCTTAACCTGTAATTAGAAAGCCTTTGCAATCACTATTATAACAGAATTATCAGACTGTTTTATGCCCATGGCTTTAGGTATCTACCCACTGACCCTAAAGATTCACAATAAATTGACTATTTTAATATGGTCAATTTTCATTATACTAAGAGTCATTACAGGAATGGAGGTTATTTACATGGTACAAGTTGGAACGAATCGAGTAAAACGAGGAATGGCAGAAATGCAAAAGGGCGGCGTAATTATGGACGTCATTAATGCAGAACAAGCAAAAATTGCGGAAGCAGCAGGTGCAGTAGCAGTAATGGCATTGGAACGTGTGCCTTCAGATATTCGAAAAGCTGGCGGTGTTGCCCGTATGGCGGATCCACGAATTGTTGAGGAAGTAATGAATGCCGTTACGATTCCGGTCATGGCAAAAGCACGAATTGGTCACATTGTAGAAGCACGTGTATTGGAGTCAATGGGTGTGGATTATATCGATGAAAGTGAAGTTTTAACTCCTGCTGATGAAGAATTCCATTTACTTAAGAGTGATTATACAGTGCCGTTTGTTTGTGGTTGCCGTGACTTAGGCGAAGCAGCTCGACGTATTGGTGAAGGAGCTTCGATGCTTCGTACGAAAGGTGAACCAGGTACAGGCAACATTGTGGAAGCAGTACGCCACCTTCGAAAAGTTAACGCCCAAGTTCGTCGCGTTGTCGGAATGAATGTGGACGAATTAATGACCGAGGCAAAAATTTTAGGTGCCCCATTTGAATTATTATTGGAAATTAAGCGTTTAGGACGTTTACCTGTTGTAAATTTTGCAGCTGGTGGCGTGGCAACACCTGCAGATGCCGCGTTAATGATGGAACTTGGTGCAGATGGTGTATTTGTTGGTTCCGGTATATTTAAATCAGAGAACCCAGAAAAATTTGCACGTGCCATCGTGGAAGCAACTACACATTATACGGACTACAAACTGATTGCAGAAATCTCGAAGGAACTTGGCACACCGATGAAAGGAATTGAAATAGCCTCATTGAGTGTTAATGAACGGATGCAGGAGCGTGGCTGGTAAAATGGCGAAAATTGGAGTACTTGCATTACAAGGTGCGGTAAAAGAGCATATTCAGCAAATTGAACTTCTTGGTCATGAGGCTGTTGCAGTTAAAACATGCGGTGACTTACTTGGTATTGACGGTCTAATTTTACCCGGTGGAGAAAGTACGACAATGGGTAAAATGTTAGAACGAAATGATTTGTTAGACCCTATTAAGTCACTGGCACAGCAAGGTGTACCAATGTTCGGGACCTGTGCCGGTCTTATACTGCTGGCCAGAAAGATTAAGGATTCCAATACTCCTCACCTCGGTTTAATGGATGTAGAAGTGGAAAGAAATTCTTTCGGACGACAGGTAGATAGCTTTGAAGCACCGCTATCAATTCCATCAATCGGTAATGAAATAACAGCAGTTTTTATTCGTGCACCGCATATTGTCTCAGTCGGTAAACATGTCGAAATACTTGCTACATATGAAAAACGAATCGTACTAGCCAGAGACGGCCAATTTTTAGGCTGCTCTTTCCATCCAGAACTCACTGATGATGTTCGAATCCTCGAATATTTCATCGGTATGGTAACAGATTTCATAAAGGTTCCTAGATAGACAAAAAGAAGCACAATTGTGTGCTTCTTTTATTTGCCGTATTATTTATTCAAACCCTTTTCATGTATCCGATAGATCATGGCTGCCATATGTGCTCTTGTTGTCGGATTGTTTGGACCAAATCGGCTAGCCGTATAGCCCGCCATAATGCCTTCTTGTTTCATCGTTTCTATCGCAAGAGATGCCCAAAAGTTATAGTCTACATCTTTAAATGAATTTACACCTTTGTTAGCAGGTTGGCTATAAAAACCGGCATTATAGAAAATTTGAGCCATTTGTGCCCTTGTTAAATATGTATTCGGTGAAAAACGTCCATCACCAATACCATTAATTATTTTATTCTGTGCCACTAAACGTATAGAGTCTGCTGCCCAAAAACTATTTTCCACATCAGTGAAAGAGATGTCTTTATTTGTTGTAGTCAGCGCTAAAAAGTTACTAATAATAGCGGCAGCCTGAGCTCTTGTTATCGATTGATTCGGTTTATATGTACCATCAGGATAGCCGGAAATCCAACCTTTTTCAGTTAAGAATAAAATCTGTTGTTCGGCCCAATGTCCACCTATGTCCTTTAACTTTCTATCATCAAATTGATATAAATTCCGTTCATCCATGATGGCCCCTACTTTATTTCGATAGTATTCCCCGCCTAAATGGATATAGCCGGCATTGGCAATGTCAAACAAATATTCTTTGGAAGCCCGCTCATAATCCCATCCCTTTTTCATCCGTTCTTCGTAGTTAGTTTTGGCGAAACGATAGCGATCATTTAACAGTAAGTTCCCTGCCAAATATTCAACCGCTTCTTTATAGGAACTAAAAGCGCGATACCAGTTATCCCTTCTTTTGCTTTCATCATAAATTTTACGGTCTTCTCCGAAATCCTTCAGCACAGGTACCGGTTCATAATCTTCATCAGGTTGTCCTTTCAACTGCCAGGCATTCTTCGGGTTATACCCCCAAACCTTTACTCCGAAAAGATTATTCGCATTCACTGCTATTCTTGTTGTTCCATAGCCGCTTTCCAGAGCTGCCATTCCAATAATTGCACTAGCAGGAATTCCCCATTGTTCATTTGCTTTCATTGCATATGTAGAAATTTCATTAATAAAGTCTTCCTTCATTTTAGTTGAAGGATATTCTTGTGTAGATAAATAGGCGTTACTGTTTCTTCCAGACTTTTCGTCTTCAAACGGGAGAAGGTTTACGCTTTTTGCACTCGTGCTTAATGAGCTGCAATTAAAAACTAGTAGAAAAATTAATAGTGATAGTACTGCTTTGATTGATTTCGCCAAATTCATAACTCCTTAAATATTCAAATAATAATCTCGGACTCTATCATCATAGCAGTTTTTTATTAGTCTTAGTGCATAAAATATCATTTTATTAATACTAATTGATGGGCATATTGCCTAACTTTACCTACTAAGATTAATCAAAAATCACCGTTTAACCTAATGGCCTAATGATGATTAGGAAGTATCAATATAGCAACTGCAATGCATTTCCCCCTCATTTTATAGCATTTGCTCAAATAATTAATAAGAATATAAATTTCATATTAGGGTAGAAGTAAAAAAGTAAAGTAAATTTTCAAATGAAAGAGGGGATTTCATGCAGGAAATAATCCTAATCCTAGTCATACAGCTCGTATACGTGCCGTTAATGACCCTACGAACAATTTTCTTAGTCAAAGATATGAGACTTCTAGCCTCAATTTTCGGGTTTTTAGAAGTTCTTATTAACGTATTCGCACTTTCTATCATTTTTAGTGGTGATCAGAACTTTATAGCGATGGTTGTGTATGCACTCGGATTTAGTATCGGGATACCGGTCGGAACAATGATTGAAAATAAACTGGCTATTGGTTATGTCTCTGTTACAATCAATACGCAGCAGAAAAACCAGGAACTGATCGACACGTTAAGAAACAGCGGCTTTGCCATCACGACATCTGTCAGTGAAGGTCGTGACAGTGAACGTTATAAATATGAGATTCTGGCGAAACGAAACCGAGAAAAAGAATTATTCTCGCTTGTTGAGTCAATTGAACCTAAAGCCTTTATCATTTCATATGAGCCAAAATCATTCAAAGGCGGCTTCTTAGTCGACCGCATGCGTAAATTTAAACTACGACGTTAAAATAAAAACGAGCTGGATGCATTGATTCCAGCTCGTTTTTTTGTTTCAAATTATTTTCCCTCTACTGCTATATATGTATTGCTGTAAGGAAGCATATGGATTCTTTTTACATCCCAAAGTTTTTTAAATTCTTCAATCGGAACTTTTCGATTATAGTTTTTCAGTTCGCCTTCATCATTTACTAAATGACCGAGTGACTCTGAAAGGTAAATAAACTCTTTGTCATATCCGACTACCGGGACGAAATGCAGATTTTTGAGATCCTTCTTCACTTTAATAAAAACAATGACCGGTGTCCCTTTGCTGACTTCGTATTTCAATGAATTTATATTCCCTTTATAATAATGGGTCTTAAATCCCTTATTTTTTAATACCGCCCGTATTCCTTTCGGGTATACATTGCCTGTTTTTGTTTTGTTAGGGAAATGCTGATATAATACTTCCCCTTCAGCATCCTTGCCAAAGTGACGCAATAGGTACGCCGTTGAAAATGCCGCGCATTCCGTCCCTTTTTGGAAGTCGATTCGATTCTCGTGCTGAATCATGTAAGTAGCCGGAAAATCCTTTTTTCTTATAACCGGCATGGGCATAGTCATTAAATACGTATTAATGGCTAGTGAGATAATAAGCCAAAAAACAACTGAATTAATTATAATCATGCTACTCCCCCAATATATGAATACATTGTGTGACTACTATTTTTGTTTAATCTTCTTAGAGCTTTCCAATAGTAGTACAATTCCAATAACCATTGAAAAGAAAAAGTACAGGCCTGCAAAAAACTTAGATATTAAATCTTCTCGAACAAGAAATTGGGAAGCCGAAAAATACATTGCTATAAACATAAGCATTGTGATTAAAGACTTTCTCCATCTCATAATTATCACCATCCTTAAATGTTTAGTGGGTTTCTATAATTTAAAAAGTGCGTAACAACGATTTCATTCTCGCTTCAAAATCTGAATGTCCCCAATAAAGCATAGCGTTCTCAATACCTTCCTCATCTACTAAATGCTTTACTAAAAGATAAGCAATATAATAACCAAGCCGGCTATAGCCAAATGTTTGACCCCCGTTAATCGAGAACCATTCTTTAAATATTTCAGCTGAAGTACATTGAGCTAAATCTTGCTGAAAAACATTGATAAAGGTTTTTGTATTTTCTTCACAAAAAGTCAGCCATTCTGGATCTTGTTGATATGCAAAATAAATATCCTGATCTGCTGATACTACTAAAGTTGATAAGTATGTTGCTACGCCCTCTTGCAGTAGCCATGTGAATGGGTTACGCCATTGTATATCTTTTGCATCTATCCCGTTATGTGTAGTAAAAAGGTGATGGACTGCATGGCCAAATTCATGTGCAATTATTACTTTTAGACCTGTCTCATTTTGCTCAAATTTTTCAACACAAAAAGCAATATGAGGATCCATTGAACGATAAGTATAAGCATTCGAACCACCTAAACCGACAAAAATATAAACATCCTTAGTAAATTTTATCGGATACCGCTTTTCGTACTCCTTTGTAATTTGAGGAGTTAGCGATTTTAATTTCTCGGTAATCCAGGACATTTGTTCAATTTTATTTGGATGAGCTTTTAATGCGTTTTCAAGTTTCAATTCCTTATTTTTACAATGATGATCAAAGTAATAGCTATAGATTTGAGGGTGTTGATTAAAATAATTTTCGTAGTACTCTTTGGAAGGTTCATAGTGATTCAGAAATGGACTAGCTAGATCGTATATTTTCATCAAGATGTCTCCAATCTATTAATTAATGGTTTAAGCCATGACTTATTCAAACTCCACTAAATCTCCAACTTTATATTCTTCTGTCACGATTTCCCCACCGTTGTCAATCCTTACTTCAAAAATAATCGTATTCAATGCCTCTCTGATTAATCCTTCATTTAATCCTTTAGAATAAAAGGAAAATTCCTGAGTATGCTTTGCGAAATTCTCACTCTCATTATTTTGTTCACCACCGCCGCCAAACCAATATCGGTCTGTAGCATCCAATGAATCAAGCGCTTCTTTCCAGCTATCGCTAAATGCAAAATGAACTTTCTGGCCAGCTACATTATTCACTTCTACGTTTAATATAAATTTTCTGAAATCATCAATATGTGGATTTTCTAATTCATGTGTTCCAACTCGCTCAAATTCATCCTCGGTCAATGGTGAAATTATGGCTTCAATTGAAGTAGTAGGCTCTGCTCGAAAACTGCATGCAGTCAATATGAACAGGACGGAAAACACAACGAATAAAAATATGGTTTTTTTCATACTGTCCCTCCCTATAACTCTTTTGATAACCGAATCATATCGATACACTGGATGCCATTCTCGTAAATTTCTTCTGAGTAATGCTTAATGAAATAGTTATGATCAACTGAAACAATCCGAAAACCGCATTTTTGATATAACGCCAATTGCCCAATACTTGAATTTCCCGTACCAATTTCTATCGTCTTATAGCCCTTTGTTTTGGCTACACGAATGGCATCATCGATTAATAATTTCCCGATCCCTTTTCCCTGATGTTCTTCAGCTACTGCTACATTGACTATTTCCACAGTTTTTGGTCTTGTCGGCAACAGGACATAGACACCAATGATTTGCTCATTACTTTCAGCTACAAAACATTCTCCCTTTGCCAAATAATCTTCCACGATACTTTTAGAAGGGTCCGCGAGTAGTAATAATTCCATTGGCACTTTTTCGGGTTTTTCCAACCTTCTAATCTCCACAGCTATCCCCCTTTACTTCTCGGTTAATTTTGTTTATCACTTTCCTTTTCCAACTCTTTTACAATATCATTACTTATATTTGATTTTTCTTCTTCAATCTTATATTTCTCTTTTATTAAAATTCCAAGTTCAGAATAATTAATCCCATGCTTTACCGCCAAAAAGACAACGATGTAAAGTAAGAATCCTAAAAAAGCAAACGATAATAAATCCATGTAATCCTCTCCTTATATTATAAATTTTACCATAATTTAAGCGTCGAATTTGGTGAAAACAAAAAACCAGATGGCTCAGTTCCATCTGGTTCATTGTAATAACGGGAATTTATCAGTTTTATTTTCTTACAGCTGGCGGTCCAAATTTCCCTAGCTGTAAATCACGGAATGCTTCTCTGATTTCTTCTTTAGTATTCATCACGAACGGTCCGCCTAGAGCGATTTCTTCTCTAATCGGTACACCTGAATAAATTAAAACTTTAGAACGTGTAGTTGCTTTAATCTTTAGTTCGCTTGAATTGTCTTCAGAACCAGCTTCGTTATAAGAGATTGTAGCCGCTCCTGTTTTGGAGATTTTGGTCATACTTTCCCCAAACTCCATTTCACCTGCCAACATAAACAAGAATGAATTATGATTTTCAGGTAAGACATGCGTGTACTCAGCACCTTCACGAAGCGTAATTTCGGTCATCGTAATCGGTACTAAACTTTGCATAGGTCCTGTTACCCCGGCAATATCCCCTGAATAAACTCGAACGAATCCCCCATCGATATTAACTACAGGAGCATCTTCAACATAAATATTTTGATAAGACGTTTCTGTATGTTTTAAACTTTTCGGCAGGTTCAGCCAGAGCTGTAATGTATGAATCAAGTCATCATCAAATGCTTCTTCCGCATGTCGAGCTGCCCAGCCAGCATTCATATATTGAACATCCCCGGCATTTAAAATGCTGTATCCGCCGGCATTATCAATATGCTCAAGTCTGCCATCGACAACATAGGTTACCGTTTGAAATCCACGGTGCGGGTGATCAGAGAATACGCCACGTTTATACCAATCTTCTGCCATTAAAATAAATGGATCGAATTCGGCGTTACGGTTGGGGTGTAGAATGAATCCTTGCTGGAGATGTGGATATCCATTTTTGTTGTACTCTGGATACCAAAAACTTTTAATTTCTCTTTGAAAAGCTGTATTAGTTGCCAATTGTATTCCTCCCACCAAGGTTACTATGAATAAATTATTAGATCAAAAACTTCCAATTAAAGTTTATCGCATTTTCTCCGCTAACTCTAAAATTATGCCTTCAGGTCCTTGAACAAAGCATAGTTTATAAACATTATTGTAATTTTGGATTTCACTAATTATTTCCGCGCCTTTCTTTTTCAACTTAGCAACGACCGTTTCAATATCTTCAACGGCAAAAGCGATATGGGTTTTTGGTGATTGCTGAATATTCGACAGCTCTAAGTCTGTATGAAACTTGACCAACTCTAAATTGGCTTGGCCATCCGACATTCCCAATAGGACAATCGTTGCTTTCACTTCAGCAAGCCCGGTGATACGCTCTGCCCATTTCCCATCCACTTCCCCTTCACCAAGCACTTCCAGCCCAAAGTCGTTGAAAAACTCTTTAACTTCTGCAAGGTTATTTACTATGATCCCTACATGATCGATTTTGTGAATTTTCATATTTAATTCCCCTTTGCACTTAACTTACTTTTGCAATATAAAACAACTGTAGATTAATCTACCTAAAAAGAGGATTTCCAAAACAACGAAATCCCCCCTTATCATTAATCCATATTCTATTGCAGCTTGACCATGTTATACCAGCTGACGCCACCGTGCTGTGAATCGGAAATGCCGTGATTCATAAATCCGAGTTTTTCATAAAAAGGAACTAATTCCTGTTTGCATGTTAACGTGATTCCTTGACGTTCATTTTCAATTACGAGCTGCTCCATTTTATCAAATAGTATTCGAGCGATGCCTTGTTTTCTTGCTTTTTTAGAGACAGCTACACCTAAAATACTCTGATAGCCGCCTTTTTTAGGATTTTCATTAATCTCTTCAAAAAGATCATCCGTTATGTAGATTTGAGGAATTACTGGACCATTAATATAACCAACAATCTCTCCGTCTTTTTCAGCAACTATAAACGTATCCGCAATCAGCTGGATTCTCTCCACAAAGGCTTCCCTTGTAGCCGCCTCTTCTTTTGTAAAGCCTTCATTTTCAATGACGATCAGCTCTTCTAAATCTGTCTTTTGCACATTTCTTAATGTAATCATGTTGTTCCTAACCCCTTTATCTGGCCAATTACTTCTAATTTTCTGTTGAGTACCTCAACTCGTTTTCCCAATTTATACAGCTCGCCCCCCTTATTCCGACCAATGCCCGTACGGAATGACTTTTATGGATTCGTCCTCTTCCAGCAGTTGTTTAAGTAGATAGTTATGTGCGCTTCCATATAAAATAACAGCTCGTTTTGTTTCAGGAAGAGTGGATTTTTTTATATTACGGACGATTTTTAAATTCCGGTAATACCAGTATTTCGTCACCCACTCAAATGCAATTTTATCGTCGAGCTGCATTAAATCCACATAGACTTGATGATCATTTACATTGTATTGTTGTGTATTAATATATTTGTACAGTTCGATGATATCCCCTTGCTGAATGATAGTAGAGAGCTTTTCGAGCACAAATTGTACACGGTTCATTATTTCCTCGAACTCTGTTTTCGATTGCCCTTCTGCTACGAGACCCAGATCGATCGATTCTTCCGGCTGCTCGTTCCAATCCACAGCATAAATGGCATCATGTCCAAGCTTTTTCGCTAACCGGAATCCAATTTGATAAATCTCATTTTCTTTGAAATCTTCATTTACTTCTTCTACTTCTGCCGAGCGGTAAACTGAATTCAGATATTCTTGTAAATGAAATGGATATTCGACAAACACTTGATCCGCTTGGAACTTCGCAAGATCAATGGCCAACTTTTCAAAATCGCGATCATTATATTTCCTTTTATCCTTTACCGATAAAGTGTTCAAGTCTGAAGTATCGCTAAGGTGACATGTTCCGACTAATAGAATTTCCATATAAATGCTCCCTCTATTCACCTGTTTTTAATAAGTTTTCATTCCTAAATCTAACTAAATTTTAGCATAAATTTCCCAGGTGATATTACATTCATAAAAAAATCAGCTTGAATAGCCCAAGCTGATTGTCTCCATTAATTCCCCATTTGTTTTTCATTCACGTAATCCAATACGGCACGAGCCTTTAAAAATTCTTCTTGTGCATCTGCAGGAACCATCTCTACTTTTGGTGGTGAAGAAACACCTAATTGTGCCATAACTGTTTCAAAGGTTAATAACGCCTGAATATATTGCCCATATTCTTCAGGTGTTAAAATTTCTTTACTCGATGGCTGATTATTTAACTTATCAAAGTACGGTTGGATTTCATAAATGGCCGCTTTAACTTCCTTCAGTTTTTCTTCAGACACCTTAGAATAATCGATATTTCCGTTTTTATCGCCAAATTCAAGTTTTGCATCTGTAATGACATGGAGTATTTCTTTAAACTGTTCGAATTGTTCTTTTCCGAGGTCACCTTTTGCCTGGGACAATTTTGCATCAAATAGTAAATAACTTTTCATTGTAATATTTGCTATATGTTTTTTCACATTATCAAACGATCCGTATAGATCATCTGCAAGTAAAGACTGATACGCAAATGCTCCAGTTGGAACCATTAAGCAGGCAGCCATGATCGTAATTGCAATTCGTTTTTTCACAAAACGTTTCACCGTTCCGCCCATTTCCGATTTGGCTTCCTTTATGCCTTTTTTGCTTCTTTCATGAAGCTGGAACGGGATTTCAATTTTATCTATATCCTCTTTAAAATGATTCCCCATAGTTCTCTACCTCCTTTAAATTTTGGCGAAGCTTATTCAGAGCACGGTACAAAATCGATTTGGCTGTTCCGAGCGGGATGTCCAGAATATCCGAAATTTCCTTTAACGTACGGTCATTATAATACTTCAGTAAAATCACGCTTTTCTCATCTTCCTGCAAAATATCCATTAGTTCCCGTAACGATAAAGACATGGCAATATCTTCAACTCCTTCTTCCGTATGTACTTCAAACTGAGGTATGAGTGGCACTACTTTTTTATTTTTATTAATTACGTTCAAGGCACAATTGATTGTAAT
This genomic window from Solibacillus sp. FSL R5-0449 contains:
- a CDS encoding sigma-70 family RNA polymerase sigma factor, translated to MNMKRLVKKAQKGNDKAYLELFQQYEADIYRMAYVYVKNKNDALDVVQEVAYQSFKNIRTLNKPEYFKTWLMKITINCALNVINKNKKVVPLIPQFEVHTEEGVEDIAMSLSLRELMDILQEDEKSVILLKYYNDRTLKEISDILDIPLGTAKSILYRALNKLRQNLKEVENYGESF